In Massilia forsythiae, one DNA window encodes the following:
- a CDS encoding IS5 family transposase, whose product MKPRISLFAEQEREDRRAKLGDPLVGLAEHVDFEALAGSIDAAAPRPSRAKGGRPPYPTVLMIKILVLQQLYNLADDALEYQLLDRRSFLRFLDLTESSSIPDAKTIWLFRDRLAQAGVGNQVFEQVQQQLLSQGYLARCGQIVDASLVQAPVQRNKREEAETVKEGTMPLGWKPHKRAQKDVDAKWTKKHGKNHFGYKLHASVDKRCKLIRKIAITHAAVADTTVFEELLDLSNTSRDVYADRGYPSIEREARLKQAGWRVHIQRRGHATKGISETQKRRNRAIATPRARVEHVFGALAQMGGKLVRCLGIVRTTFVLQLKAASYNLKRLVFLKERGLAPF is encoded by the coding sequence ATGAAACCCCGGATCAGTCTATTTGCCGAGCAGGAGCGCGAGGACCGGCGCGCGAAGCTGGGCGATCCGCTGGTGGGCCTGGCCGAGCATGTGGATTTCGAGGCGCTGGCGGGGAGCATCGATGCCGCCGCGCCGCGTCCGTCGCGTGCCAAGGGCGGCCGTCCGCCATACCCGACAGTGTTGATGATCAAGATCCTGGTGCTGCAACAGCTCTACAACCTGGCCGACGACGCGCTGGAGTATCAGTTGCTGGACCGGCGCAGCTTCCTGCGTTTTCTGGACCTGACGGAAAGCAGCAGCATCCCCGACGCCAAGACGATCTGGCTGTTCCGTGACCGTTTGGCCCAGGCAGGCGTAGGCAATCAAGTATTCGAGCAAGTCCAGCAACAGCTGCTGTCGCAAGGCTATCTTGCCCGCTGCGGCCAGATCGTCGACGCTTCGCTGGTCCAAGCCCCGGTTCAACGTAACAAGCGGGAAGAGGCCGAGACGGTCAAGGAAGGCACGATGCCGCTAGGCTGGAAACCGCATAAGCGCGCGCAAAAGGACGTCGATGCCAAGTGGACCAAAAAGCACGGCAAGAATCATTTTGGGTACAAGCTGCACGCCAGCGTCGACAAGCGTTGCAAGCTGATCCGCAAGATCGCCATCACCCATGCTGCCGTAGCCGACACCACGGTCTTCGAGGAATTGCTCGACCTGAGCAACACAAGCCGGGATGTCTATGCCGACCGTGGCTACCCCAGTATCGAACGCGAAGCCAGATTGAAACAAGCCGGGTGGCGCGTGCATATTCAACGACGCGGCCATGCGACCAAAGGCATTTCCGAGACGCAGAAACGGCGCAACCGCGCGATCGCCACACCGCGAGCCCGTGTCGAGCATGTATTCGGCGCCCTGGCTCAAATGGGTGGAAAACTGGTGCGCTGCCTCGGCATCGTGCGCACGACCTTCGTCCTGCAGTTGAAGGCTGCCAGTTACAACCTCAAGCGTCTCGTATTCTTGAAAGAACGCGGTCTGGCACCGTTCTAA
- a CDS encoding T6SS immunity protein Tli4 family protein codes for MSVSKRKRKFRFVCLVVALIFCGCDHTPNSWKKPNMISLSPRLQDVFAKTKAVCFGRFVVEVPAAATVVWGEVALPLDVEVYIDGAKQVADMADKFIADLKSEKAINQKNVPLLLSVDQTGHPEGRLVTGYESFESINGLKISGFFSFNKDGVVIRSRPMREDQNLAIAEIKSIANRLRQRLPNEIPSEPGNCLENGFLLDRAGVDENRSFEHVRIGVRLDEIPDAHFSIYVAPSNPDDPEGDSLKRQFDRIRNDPMTPEEAKVLAATRFLRESTREIGDWKTGYEVLMRSPDEDGSHTHHDFQAKFLGVARDPYKPYADIQLQTGVSDNAAGATKASLTDEEALAVWDKITSSIRVRPTTASPNKNAHAESAPRLPLGELAATGRTCPQTGWWQADEAGPVEGGARRYFKSGERMPHVMALGEPSLWQKLKGERPSYRSGTVWKLVSYDDAPAQPHAVAAASPAPAGAADPHGSGTAPGNPADGQNGATLPDHKG; via the coding sequence ATGAGCGTGTCAAAACGCAAGAGGAAGTTTCGCTTTGTTTGTCTAGTTGTGGCTCTGATTTTTTGCGGTTGCGACCATACGCCCAATTCATGGAAAAAACCGAACATGATTTCACTTTCTCCACGTCTGCAAGACGTCTTTGCAAAAACGAAGGCTGTATGTTTTGGTAGGTTCGTCGTCGAAGTCCCTGCAGCCGCAACAGTCGTATGGGGCGAAGTGGCACTGCCGCTAGATGTAGAGGTATATATCGATGGTGCTAAGCAAGTCGCGGATATGGCTGATAAGTTTATAGCCGATCTGAAAAGCGAAAAAGCAATCAATCAAAAAAATGTGCCGTTACTCCTTTCGGTTGATCAAACAGGTCATCCTGAAGGCCGACTTGTTACTGGCTACGAAAGTTTCGAGTCGATTAACGGACTTAAAATCAGTGGATTTTTCAGTTTTAACAAAGATGGTGTGGTAATAAGATCACGTCCAATGCGTGAAGATCAAAATTTGGCGATTGCGGAAATTAAGAGTATTGCTAATAGATTGCGCCAGCGGTTGCCGAATGAAATTCCTAGTGAGCCGGGAAATTGTTTAGAGAACGGGTTTTTGCTGGATAGGGCTGGCGTCGATGAAAATCGATCCTTTGAACATGTCCGCATCGGTGTTCGTTTGGATGAAATTCCTGATGCGCATTTCTCGATTTACGTCGCGCCTTCCAACCCGGACGATCCAGAAGGTGACTCATTGAAGAGACAGTTCGATCGCATTAGGAACGATCCGATGACCCCAGAGGAAGCGAAGGTACTAGCAGCCACCAGATTTTTGCGCGAGAGTACACGCGAAATCGGTGATTGGAAAACCGGCTACGAAGTGTTAATGCGTTCGCCGGACGAGGATGGCTCACATACGCATCACGATTTCCAGGCAAAATTTTTAGGCGTAGCGCGTGATCCGTACAAACCTTACGCAGACATCCAGCTTCAAACTGGTGTTTCCGACAATGCTGCGGGCGCAACCAAGGCTAGTCTCACAGACGAGGAAGCCCTGGCAGTATGGGACAAGATCACCAGTTCGATCCGCGTACGTCCCACCACCGCTTCACCAAACAAGAATGCACACGCCGAGTCCGCCCCACGGTTACCGCTCGGAGAACTCGCCGCCACTGGCCGTACCTGTCCGCAAACCGGCTGGTGGCAGGCGGATGAAGCCGGACCGGTCGAAGGCGGAGCGCGCCGGTATTTCAAATCGGGGGAACGGATGCCGCATGTGATGGCACTCGGTGAGCCGTCGCTATGGCAGAAACTCAAGGGAGAGCGACCATCCTATCGCAGCGGCACCGTATGGAAGCTGGTCAGCTACGACGACGCGCCTGCCCAGCCGCATGCGGTGGCAGCGGCATCACCTGCGCCGGCTGGCGCCGCCGATCCACACGGTTCCGGTACCGCGCCCGGCAACCCGGCCGACGGCCAGAACGGCGCCACCCTACCAGACCACAAAGGCTGA
- a CDS encoding type VI secretion system Vgr family protein — protein MNLKALMEALAGMSEADRPIRLRLSHAQQVLEDVLLVKRVVGRETVCGGLDYRLLCVSTRADLALKEFIALPAELQFVTDRGELRSVCGIVAQAAAGQSDGGLATYELFIRDALALMEQRVNTRVFRSLNELDITRIILGEWRRSNPVLAKAFDIDWSCLTGTYPAREFTMQHNESDADFLRRLWKRRGIAWCIRPGQPGALRTRETAAHTLVLFDDAFKLPRQAAGTIRFHRDSATEKSDAIVAWSPVRKLKPGNVGRLTWDYLQGRATTSTTASCINQGTTGNRFAASLDDYLIDVPHAGANRDDYCELGELRMKRHEYESKWFHGEGSVRALCVAQWFTLTGHRDIDKHPEKEREFIVTSLEVDAENNLPKTIDEPIRRLFAANGWHDASSADALRQASVERGTRYANRFSCVRRGIPIVPAFDPRTDLPRPQLQSAIVVGPPGEEVHCDEHGRAKVRFPGTRVEDHSHAHGAGASGSDRDSAWVRVASSWAGNGYGSIALPRVGDEVIVDFLGGDPDKPIIVARVYGNEAAPTFSHAGALPANRYLAGIKSKEVQGTRYNQLRLDDTPGQINAQLSSQHGHSELNLGWLTHPRSEGRGQARGEGAELRSDGAVAVRGAKGVLISASERTKAGGKQLDRTELIGLVEALQGVQQHLSELSLAHYADESDDKELKQLIGYLRQWEAGSNTDSDGTGGGQPVVALSAPAGIAVTSHYNVAIGAQTHVDMVSVGNTQLSAGKKLLARAADSISLFAHRLGMKLVAASGKLELQAHGDDIELTSSKRIVLTANDEIVLQAPKLRFVAQGAQVDIGGGTIAQQSSGDHVIKSAKFIHVGPGGGTPPGVTLPTTDATHHQQVILRWVGSDAPIKNHRYRITTEGHLE, from the coding sequence ATGAACTTGAAAGCCTTGATGGAGGCGTTGGCCGGCATGTCCGAGGCCGACCGCCCCATCCGTTTGCGGTTGTCACATGCGCAGCAGGTATTGGAAGACGTCTTGCTGGTCAAGCGCGTCGTCGGTAGGGAAACGGTCTGCGGGGGCCTGGATTACCGTCTTTTATGCGTGTCGACGCGCGCCGATCTGGCGTTGAAGGAATTCATCGCCTTGCCGGCCGAACTGCAATTCGTGACGGATCGCGGCGAGCTGCGATCAGTGTGCGGCATCGTCGCGCAAGCCGCGGCCGGCCAGAGCGACGGTGGCCTCGCCACGTACGAATTGTTCATCCGCGATGCCTTGGCGCTGATGGAGCAACGCGTCAATACCCGTGTCTTCCGCAGCCTGAACGAGCTGGACATCACCAGGATCATCCTGGGCGAATGGCGCCGAAGTAATCCGGTACTCGCAAAAGCCTTCGATATCGATTGGTCGTGCCTTACCGGCACCTATCCGGCCCGTGAATTCACGATGCAGCACAATGAATCCGACGCCGACTTCCTGCGCCGCCTGTGGAAACGGCGCGGGATCGCCTGGTGCATCCGGCCGGGCCAGCCGGGCGCGTTGCGGACCCGGGAGACCGCGGCACACACGTTGGTGCTGTTCGACGATGCATTCAAGTTGCCGCGACAGGCTGCAGGCACGATACGCTTCCATCGCGACAGCGCCACCGAAAAGAGCGATGCCATCGTCGCCTGGAGTCCGGTACGCAAGCTCAAGCCCGGCAACGTCGGTCGGCTGACCTGGGATTATCTGCAGGGCCGCGCGACGACCAGTACGACGGCGTCGTGCATCAACCAGGGAACGACCGGCAACCGTTTTGCGGCCAGCCTGGACGATTACCTGATCGACGTGCCGCATGCGGGGGCCAATCGCGACGATTACTGCGAACTCGGCGAACTGCGCATGAAGCGTCATGAATACGAGTCGAAATGGTTTCATGGAGAAGGCAGCGTGCGCGCGCTCTGTGTCGCGCAGTGGTTCACCCTGACCGGGCATCGCGACATCGACAAGCATCCGGAAAAGGAACGGGAATTCATCGTCACCTCGCTCGAGGTGGACGCCGAAAACAACCTGCCGAAAACCATCGACGAGCCCATACGCCGCCTGTTCGCGGCCAACGGGTGGCACGATGCCTCGTCCGCCGACGCGCTGCGCCAGGCGAGCGTAGAACGCGGCACGCGCTACGCCAACCGTTTTTCCTGCGTACGGCGCGGCATTCCGATCGTACCCGCTTTCGACCCGCGTACCGACTTGCCGCGCCCGCAACTCCAGAGCGCGATCGTGGTCGGTCCACCGGGCGAGGAAGTGCATTGCGACGAACACGGACGGGCCAAGGTGCGCTTTCCAGGTACCCGCGTGGAAGACCACAGCCATGCGCACGGCGCCGGTGCCAGCGGCAGCGACCGGGATTCGGCGTGGGTGCGGGTCGCCAGCAGCTGGGCCGGGAACGGCTACGGATCGATCGCGCTGCCGCGCGTCGGCGACGAGGTGATCGTCGATTTCCTCGGAGGCGATCCGGACAAGCCGATCATCGTGGCCCGTGTGTATGGCAACGAAGCGGCGCCGACCTTCAGCCATGCCGGTGCGCTGCCCGCGAACCGCTACCTGGCCGGTATCAAGAGCAAGGAAGTGCAGGGCACGCGCTACAACCAGCTGCGATTGGATGACACGCCCGGCCAGATCAATGCGCAATTGTCTTCACAACACGGTCATAGCGAGCTGAACCTGGGATGGCTCACCCACCCCCGCAGCGAAGGCAGGGGACAGGCGCGCGGCGAAGGGGCGGAGTTGCGCAGCGACGGCGCGGTTGCGGTGCGCGGTGCAAAGGGCGTACTCATCAGTGCGAGCGAACGAACCAAGGCCGGCGGCAAGCAGCTGGACCGCACGGAACTGATCGGCCTGGTGGAGGCACTGCAGGGCGTCCAGCAGCATCTGTCCGAATTGTCGCTGGCGCATTATGCCGACGAGAGCGATGACAAGGAGCTCAAGCAATTGATCGGCTACCTGCGACAGTGGGAAGCCGGCAGCAATACGGATTCGGACGGTACCGGTGGCGGACAGCCTGTGGTGGCGCTGTCGGCCCCCGCGGGTATTGCCGTGACGAGCCATTACAACGTGGCCATCGGCGCGCAGACCCATGTCGACATGGTCAGCGTCGGCAATACCCAGCTGTCCGCCGGCAAGAAGCTGCTGGCGCGGGCAGCGGATAGCATCAGCCTGTTCGCGCATCGGCTCGGCATGAAGCTGGTGGCCGCCAGTGGCAAGCTGGAATTGCAGGCGCATGGCGACGATATCGAATTGACGTCGTCCAAGCGCATCGTGCTGACTGCCAACGACGAGATCGTGCTGCAGGCGCCCAAGCTGCGTTTCGTGGCGCAGGGGGCGCAGGTCGATATCGGCGGCGGCACGATCGCGCAGCAGAGCAGTGGCGACCATGTCATCAAGTCGGCCAAGTTCATTCACGTCGGGCCGGGTGGAGGAACGCCGCCCGGCGTTACGCTGCCGACAACCGATGCCACGCACCACCAGCAAGTCATCTTGCGCTGGGTAGGTAGTGATGCGCCGATCAAGAATCATCGGTATCGGATTACGACGGAAGGCCACCTCGAATAA
- a CDS encoding PAAR domain-containing protein, producing the protein MRNVIRLGDPTSHGGKVESVGATHFTVDGIAVARVGDVCSCPIKGHDKCTIAEGDPHHLIDGIAVAYEGHKTTCGATLTATTGRFSRA; encoded by the coding sequence ATGCGCAACGTGATACGTCTCGGCGATCCCACCTCCCACGGCGGCAAGGTCGAAAGCGTCGGTGCCACCCATTTCACGGTCGACGGCATCGCCGTCGCCCGCGTGGGCGATGTCTGCAGCTGTCCCATCAAGGGGCACGACAAATGCACCATCGCCGAAGGCGATCCGCACCATCTCATCGATGGCATCGCAGTCGCGTATGAAGGCCACAAGACCACGTGCGGCGCCACGCTGACCGCCACGACGGGACGCTTCAGCCGGGCGTGA
- a CDS encoding esterase/lipase family protein produces the protein MMTNSEHRLPAKQHKNAARKAEGFATPQQDKKLQCARILPKRVLPIIFLPGIMGSNLRMSQKRQQELKRKDNISWRPDILGAGNVRQNSKFSARERQLQLDPLETTVDIYDPAGPFDISGDGRHSNVELNKDFHSSLLVDDQVTIQNGRTAVQKARARGWGEVYFKSYGKLLQHLESRLGFTIFDGKVRDEWRDVIGVNPGAWQPHASLPQQAITEEELLNVVSGCWFPVYAFGYNWLQSNGRSAVDIASRINRVMEELNQSGYECNHVIVVTHSMGGLVGRALVHPSYGNMQDKILGVIHGVMPAIGAPAAYKRMKAGFEDPGLAFAAEASIAAKVSGNYGDEVTAVLANSPGGLQLLPTGSYGNGWLRIRHKGHDLESWPKNGDPYGEIYKIKRKWYALFREDWINPSGNLPIRGGGTFVRTCEYLDYAQSFHKQIANTFHLNSYAHYGADRQQASFGQVIWEIGENCADPSGWQEWPIISDSKQGKLELVRWDMLGRNAKNFVLVEEGVPDSIYATIAPPTSVGDQTVPAQSADYQLNSGVFKAVFRQSGYDHQSSYKNARVIAATLYSIIRIAQSANWRCKI, from the coding sequence ATGATGACTAATTCAGAGCACCGTCTACCTGCTAAACAACATAAGAATGCTGCTCGCAAAGCCGAGGGTTTTGCAACTCCGCAGCAAGACAAAAAACTACAGTGTGCTCGGATTCTTCCCAAGCGTGTATTACCAATTATCTTTCTGCCCGGTATTATGGGGTCGAATTTGCGCATGAGCCAAAAGCGGCAGCAGGAACTGAAGCGGAAAGATAATATCTCATGGCGGCCAGATATTTTGGGTGCGGGGAACGTTAGGCAGAACAGCAAGTTTTCCGCCCGAGAACGACAGTTGCAACTTGATCCCTTGGAAACTACCGTCGACATTTATGATCCTGCAGGGCCTTTCGATATCAGCGGTGACGGGCGACATAGTAATGTAGAGCTGAACAAGGACTTCCACTCTTCGTTACTCGTGGATGATCAAGTAACTATACAAAATGGACGCACAGCTGTCCAAAAGGCGCGTGCTCGAGGTTGGGGTGAAGTCTACTTCAAAAGCTATGGAAAGCTGCTGCAGCACCTCGAATCGCGTCTCGGCTTTACAATTTTCGATGGCAAGGTACGGGATGAATGGCGCGATGTAATTGGTGTTAATCCGGGGGCGTGGCAGCCACATGCGAGCTTGCCGCAACAAGCAATAACTGAAGAAGAACTGCTGAATGTAGTATCTGGCTGCTGGTTTCCAGTTTATGCGTTCGGTTATAACTGGCTGCAGTCCAATGGTAGGAGCGCTGTAGACATCGCAAGTCGTATCAATCGAGTCATGGAGGAATTGAATCAATCTGGTTATGAATGCAATCATGTGATCGTTGTTACTCATTCCATGGGCGGATTGGTTGGGCGAGCACTGGTTCATCCTTCCTACGGAAATATGCAAGACAAGATTCTAGGTGTCATACACGGTGTCATGCCAGCGATCGGAGCGCCAGCGGCTTACAAAAGGATGAAGGCGGGGTTTGAAGATCCTGGTTTGGCATTTGCAGCCGAAGCAAGCATTGCTGCCAAAGTTTCAGGAAATTATGGTGACGAGGTTACTGCAGTGCTGGCAAATTCGCCAGGCGGGCTGCAGTTGTTACCTACTGGATCATATGGAAATGGGTGGCTTCGGATTCGACATAAAGGGCATGACTTGGAGTCTTGGCCAAAAAACGGAGATCCATATGGCGAGATCTATAAAATCAAGAGGAAATGGTATGCACTGTTTCGCGAGGATTGGATAAACCCCTCTGGGAACCTTCCAATCCGTGGAGGTGGGACATTTGTACGGACATGTGAATACCTGGATTACGCACAATCTTTTCACAAACAGATTGCGAACACATTCCATCTTAATAGTTACGCACATTACGGGGCAGATAGACAGCAGGCAAGCTTCGGGCAAGTAATATGGGAAATTGGAGAGAACTGTGCTGATCCAAGCGGCTGGCAAGAATGGCCTATAATTAGTGATTCGAAACAAGGTAAATTAGAGCTTGTTCGATGGGATATGCTCGGCCGTAATGCAAAAAATTTTGTTCTTGTAGAAGAAGGTGTGCCTGACTCAATCTACGCAACAATAGCGCCGCCAACGTCAGTCGGCGATCAAACTGTACCTGCTCAATCCGCTGATTATCAACTTAATAGTGGTGTATTTAAGGCGGTGTTTCGTCAAAGTGGGTACGATCATCAATCTAGCTATAAAAACGCGCGCGTTATTGCCGCCACCCTTTATAGCATTATCCGTATAGCTCAAAGTGCAAATTGGAGATGTAAAATATGA
- a CDS encoding glycoside hydrolase family 3 protein: MSTIYRRGALRPRPRARLALSLAVALAIPVLAAQAQQNQPVMQPAAAPAAAKRIQADWPHIDSAIRKDPALEARVAAIVGKMTLAQKIGQMTQAEIKMVTPDDVRTYYLGSVLNGGGSWPRDDKHASAGDWLAMANAFHDASMATDMAVKVPVIWGTDAVHGHNNLYGATQFPHNIGLGAARDPALVGAIAAATGRAVRATGIAWAFAPTVAVVRDDRWGRTYESFSEDPRLVREYAGAYIAGMQGAFKDDANVVASIKHFMGDGGTENGVNTGVTRVGEQEMLAIHAQGYLSGLAAGAQTVMVSFNSWNDVVSGVDHGKLHGSRRVMTEILKEQMGFDGFIVTDYNGIGEVSGCRNDRCAQAINAGVDMVMVPNDWKAFIANTMDDVRAGRIPMARIDDAVTRIVRVKLRAGLFGKRPSDNRYAGKDADLQARELARRAVRESLVLLKNEGPALPLAVGATGAAGKAKRILVVGKAADTMSDQTGGWSLTWQGTANVNADFPNADTILAAIRAAAGAANVSYSADGKDVDPSRFDAVIAVVGEGPYAEGDGDIVLSGTLRHSSRYPGDLALLQAVKGRAKATPVVTVFLSGRPLWVNDLLNLSDTFIAAWLPGTEGKGVSDLLVAQPGAPRYDFRGKLSFSWPRGVCQTPLNLGDPGYTTTNAPLFAYGYGLANGARSRLGRLDTRYPAGGCSASNVFPLFGQADRASFPIVLRSGAASRAPGSDLNAAIALPGISAAVAQINTQQDARLVTWDGSAGADAARYEARGADALALPAAIVKDGALRFDTRVETAPAGKVTLAMLCGDGASSQGAGACGRPLDATALFARLAGKGKQSVKVPLACFTAQGVELARVRAPFSVASSGAFAAAFGNVDVVGGAARDADAVRCEDLR, translated from the coding sequence ATGAGCACCATTTACCGCCGCGGCGCGTTGCGTCCGCGTCCACGCGCGCGCCTTGCGCTTTCGCTGGCCGTCGCGCTGGCGATCCCGGTCCTGGCCGCCCAGGCGCAGCAGAACCAGCCTGTCATGCAGCCCGCAGCGGCGCCGGCCGCGGCAAAACGTATCCAGGCCGACTGGCCTCACATCGACAGCGCCATCCGCAAGGACCCGGCGCTGGAAGCGCGCGTCGCCGCCATCGTCGGCAAGATGACGCTGGCGCAGAAGATCGGCCAGATGACCCAGGCCGAGATCAAGATGGTCACGCCGGACGACGTGCGCACCTACTACCTCGGCTCGGTGCTGAACGGCGGCGGCAGCTGGCCGCGCGATGACAAGCACGCGTCCGCCGGCGACTGGCTGGCGATGGCCAACGCCTTCCACGACGCGTCGATGGCGACCGACATGGCGGTCAAGGTGCCTGTGATCTGGGGTACCGATGCGGTCCACGGCCACAACAACCTGTACGGCGCTACCCAGTTCCCGCATAACATCGGCCTGGGTGCGGCGCGCGATCCGGCGCTGGTCGGCGCGATCGCCGCCGCTACCGGCCGCGCCGTGCGCGCCACCGGCATCGCCTGGGCCTTCGCGCCGACCGTCGCCGTAGTGCGCGACGACCGCTGGGGGCGCACCTACGAAAGCTTCTCGGAGGATCCGCGCCTGGTGCGCGAGTACGCCGGCGCCTACATCGCGGGCATGCAGGGCGCGTTCAAGGACGACGCCAACGTGGTGGCCAGCATCAAGCATTTCATGGGCGACGGCGGTACCGAGAACGGCGTCAACACCGGCGTGACCAGGGTCGGCGAGCAGGAGATGCTCGCGATCCACGCGCAGGGCTACCTGAGCGGCCTGGCGGCCGGCGCACAGACGGTGATGGTGTCGTTCAATAGCTGGAATGACGTGGTGTCCGGCGTCGACCATGGCAAGCTGCACGGCAGCCGCCGCGTGATGACCGAGATCCTGAAGGAGCAGATGGGCTTCGACGGCTTCATCGTCACCGACTACAACGGCATCGGCGAAGTGAGCGGTTGCCGCAACGACCGCTGCGCCCAGGCGATCAATGCCGGCGTCGACATGGTGATGGTGCCGAACGACTGGAAAGCGTTCATCGCCAACACGATGGACGACGTCCGGGCCGGCCGCATTCCGATGGCGCGCATCGACGACGCGGTCACGCGCATCGTGCGCGTCAAGCTGCGCGCCGGATTGTTCGGCAAGCGCCCGTCCGACAACCGTTATGCCGGCAAGGATGCCGACCTGCAGGCGCGCGAGTTGGCGCGGCGCGCGGTGCGCGAGTCGCTGGTGCTGCTGAAGAACGAAGGACCGGCGCTGCCGCTCGCGGTCGGGGCGACGGGTGCGGCGGGCAAGGCGAAACGCATCCTGGTGGTCGGCAAGGCGGCGGACACCATGTCCGACCAGACCGGCGGCTGGTCGCTGACCTGGCAGGGCACCGCCAATGTCAACGCCGACTTCCCGAATGCCGACACAATCCTGGCCGCCATCCGCGCCGCGGCCGGCGCCGCCAACGTCAGCTACAGCGCCGACGGCAAGGACGTCGATCCGTCGCGCTTCGATGCGGTGATCGCGGTGGTCGGCGAAGGCCCGTATGCCGAGGGCGACGGCGACATCGTCTTGTCCGGCACGCTGCGCCACAGCAGCCGCTATCCCGGCGACCTGGCGCTGCTGCAGGCGGTCAAGGGCAGGGCCAAGGCCACGCCGGTGGTGACGGTGTTCCTGTCCGGCCGGCCGCTGTGGGTCAACGACTTGCTGAACCTGTCGGACACTTTCATCGCCGCCTGGCTGCCGGGCACCGAAGGCAAGGGCGTGTCCGACCTGCTGGTGGCGCAGCCGGGCGCGCCGCGCTACGACTTCCGCGGCAAGCTGTCGTTCTCGTGGCCGCGGGGCGTGTGCCAGACGCCGCTGAACCTCGGCGATCCGGGCTACACCACCACCAATGCGCCGCTGTTCGCCTACGGCTACGGGCTCGCGAACGGCGCCCGCTCGCGCCTGGGCCGGCTGGACACGCGCTACCCGGCGGGCGGCTGTAGCGCCTCCAACGTGTTCCCGCTGTTCGGCCAGGCCGACCGCGCCAGCTTCCCGATCGTGCTCCGGAGCGGCGCCGCCAGCCGTGCTCCCGGCAGCGACCTCAACGCGGCCATCGCGCTGCCCGGCATCAGCGCGGCGGTGGCGCAGATCAATACCCAACAGGATGCGCGCCTGGTGACCTGGGACGGTAGCGCCGGCGCCGACGCGGCGCGTTACGAGGCGCGCGGCGCCGACGCCCTGGCGCTGCCGGCGGCGATCGTGAAAGACGGCGCGCTGCGCTTCGATACCCGTGTCGAAACGGCGCCGGCCGGCAAGGTGACGCTGGCGATGCTGTGCGGCGATGGCGCTTCCAGCCAGGGAGCGGGCGCCTGCGGCCGTCCGCTCGACGCCACCGCGCTGTTCGCGCGACTGGCCGGCAAGGGCAAGCAATCGGTCAAGGTGCCGCTGGCCTGCTTCACGGCGCAGGGCGTCGAGCTGGCGCGCGTGCGCGCGCCGTTCAGCGTGGCCAGCAGCGGCGCCTTCGCGGCCGCCTTCGGCAACGTCGACGTGGTCGGCGGCGCGGCGCGCGACGCCGACGCGGTGCGCTGCGAGGACCTGCGATGA